In Lysobacterales bacterium, the following proteins share a genomic window:
- a CDS encoding glycosyltransferase family 4 protein yields the protein MTAFPPSKRLVILLPCLLTGGTEVATLETAVAMQSLGLQVEVIVYFDEVDADMLLAFESSGVLVSRLGLRRGPGVIAHLRLASALARALWHGSRPALVWLQYLTPTLLPLLVAKPFARRLVAAVHVSAEHFDIGARRRLRWLARRWCNRVVCVSETTAAGLFGGDVATSGRGCVTVIANAVDTDAARNAEPTRWRALAGWPQGARVVGYVGRFAEIKGPDLLIDAFAQLAQRRAKLRLVLVGAGAQEQALRDQAAQLGIADLVYFAGPRPRAQVFSALGGFDLAVVPSREEGFGLSAAEAMAAGVATVATRVGALPELMALGQAGVLVAPESPGALAEGMALLLDDPALCARIAAAGTRHVERHFGRAALLHSLGRLCASLGMTTLRRGNP from the coding sequence ATGACTGCATTCCCACCCAGCAAGCGTCTGGTCATCCTGCTCCCCTGCCTGCTGACAGGCGGCACGGAAGTGGCGACGCTTGAAACGGCCGTGGCGATGCAGTCGCTGGGGCTGCAAGTCGAGGTGATCGTGTATTTCGACGAGGTCGATGCGGACATGTTGCTGGCGTTCGAGTCATCGGGCGTGCTGGTGTCCCGACTTGGACTGCGACGTGGCCCCGGTGTGATTGCGCACCTGCGCTTGGCCTCGGCATTGGCGCGCGCCCTGTGGCATGGGTCACGCCCGGCACTGGTGTGGTTGCAGTACCTGACGCCGACGCTGTTGCCACTGCTCGTGGCCAAGCCATTTGCGCGGCGCCTGGTCGCCGCCGTGCATGTGTCCGCTGAACATTTCGACATCGGGGCGAGACGGCGCCTGCGCTGGCTCGCGCGGCGCTGGTGCAATCGTGTCGTGTGCGTTTCGGAGACGACGGCGGCAGGACTGTTCGGAGGCGATGTCGCGACTTCCGGGCGCGGGTGCGTGACGGTCATTGCCAACGCCGTCGATACCGATGCAGCACGGAACGCCGAACCCACGCGTTGGCGAGCGTTGGCCGGCTGGCCACAGGGCGCCCGGGTGGTCGGCTATGTCGGCCGTTTCGCCGAGATCAAGGGGCCCGATCTGTTGATCGACGCGTTCGCGCAGTTGGCGCAACGTCGTGCGAAATTGCGCCTGGTGCTCGTCGGCGCCGGCGCACAGGAGCAAGCGCTGCGCGACCAGGCGGCCCAACTTGGTATTGCCGACCTCGTGTATTTTGCCGGGCCGCGGCCACGTGCGCAGGTGTTCTCTGCCCTGGGCGGCTTCGATCTTGCGGTGGTGCCGAGCCGCGAGGAAGGCTTCGGACTCAGTGCGGCCGAGGCCATGGCGGCGGGCGTCGCCACGGTTGCCACTCGGGTGGGTGCGCTGCCGGAACTGATGGCTCTGGGCCAGGCTGGCGTGCTGGTGGCACCGGAATCGCCGGGGGCCCTCGCGGAGGGCATGGCGCTGTTGCTGGACGATCCTGCATTGTGCGCGCGAATCGCTGCCGCTGGCACTCGTCATGTCGAGCGACACTTCGGTCGGGCTGCGCTGTTGCATTCGCTCGGCCGCTTGTGCGCTTCGCTGGGCATGACCACCTTGCGACGTGGCAATCCATGA